Proteins encoded in a region of the Rhizobium sp. CC-YZS058 genome:
- a CDS encoding LacI family DNA-binding transcriptional regulator yields the protein MVTIKEIAKAVGVSSATVSRVLNYDPALSISAAKRQAIIETAEALNYATPRARARGQAGPILPQTLASLRLAIVHFLPLSDEVADPYYVGVRLGIENRCRELKADIVKVFHADAPPDPAVLEAVSGVIAIGKQSDREIAWLEAQSRHLVFADFVPPEDHLDCAHSDLHAATQRLLDQLAALGYQRIAFIGSHEHLNGETMPFAERRCRAYMSWQKERGTFDPALLVLGDGCNSGQNLRLETGYSLAREALARDIRPDIILTANDNVAIGTYRAIREAGLSVPEDIAVVSFNDIPVAQFLNPPLSTVRIHGEHIGEAAVDLLVERLQGRSYAKHVSIPTEIIWRESCRKPE from the coding sequence ATGGTCACGATCAAGGAAATTGCCAAAGCCGTCGGTGTCTCCTCCGCGACCGTTTCGAGGGTGCTGAACTATGATCCGGCACTGTCCATTTCGGCGGCCAAACGGCAAGCGATCATCGAAACGGCAGAGGCGTTGAATTATGCAACACCCCGCGCCCGGGCACGCGGACAGGCCGGGCCGATCCTGCCGCAGACGCTGGCTTCGCTGCGCCTTGCCATCGTGCATTTCCTGCCCTTGTCGGACGAAGTGGCCGACCCCTATTATGTCGGTGTCCGGCTGGGGATCGAAAATCGCTGCCGGGAGCTCAAGGCCGATATCGTCAAGGTCTTCCATGCGGACGCCCCACCGGACCCGGCCGTGCTCGAGGCCGTCTCCGGCGTGATTGCCATCGGCAAGCAGTCCGACCGGGAGATCGCCTGGCTGGAGGCGCAGTCCCGACACCTCGTCTTCGCGGATTTTGTGCCGCCAGAAGACCATCTCGACTGCGCGCACAGCGACCTCCATGCCGCGACGCAGCGGCTTCTCGATCAGCTGGCTGCGCTTGGATACCAGCGCATCGCCTTCATCGGCAGTCACGAGCATCTAAACGGCGAAACCATGCCCTTCGCCGAGCGCCGCTGCCGCGCTTACATGAGCTGGCAGAAGGAACGCGGGACCTTCGATCCGGCGCTTCTGGTGCTGGGCGATGGCTGCAATTCCGGCCAGAACCTGCGGCTGGAGACCGGATACAGCCTCGCCCGCGAGGCTTTGGCGCGCGACATCAGGCCGGATATCATCCTGACGGCCAACGACAATGTGGCGATCGGCACCTACCGCGCCATACGCGAGGCCGGCCTTTCGGTTCCGGAGGATATCGCGGTCGTCTCCTTCAACGACATCCCGGTGGCGCAGTTTCTCAATCCGCCGCTCTCCACCGTCCGCATCCATGGGGAGCACATCGGCGAAGCCGCCGTCGATCTGCTGGTCGAGCGGCTGCAGGGCCGCAGCTATGCCAAGCACGTCTCGATCCCGACCGAAATCATCTGGCGGGAAAGCTGCCGGAAGCCGGAGTGA